A segment of the Echinicola strongylocentroti genome:
TGATGAGGAGTTGAGGTCGGTGTCGTGCCCCCATTTTCCACGTCCTGCATGCCACGATCGAAGGTAATCATTGAGCATCTGGACGGTGGTGCCGTCTCTGCTGATGACATAATGCGAACTGACCTGTGTCCTCGGAATGGTGAACGTATAGATGGTCTGTTCGAGTGAATCCTGTGCGGTATGGTGAATGACGACAAAGTTGGGTTTTCTAATGCTAAAGTTGGAGGTGCCTACCCAGAGGTCGTTGAGGTGTGTGGTATCGGAGGCGTCCTGCTTTACTGCTGGTGTAGCGGTGATTTTTTCGACCTGTGCCTCTACCTGCTTTTTGTGGGCCTTGTTGATATCCGCATAGGGTTTAGGGCTGCACGAAAAGATCAGCATTCCAAGTATGGGAAGCAGAAAAAGCGTATGGTGTTTGCTATAATTCATAATAGGGGTTTCCTAAGTGAGTATTGAACCTGGAATATGCATTAGCCTATCTATTACGGCCTGAAACTACTTCAAAATCAGTTGCTGCGCTGCTGTTTTCAATATCACCATCCGCCGCGGCGGATGCCTCAATCTCCAAACAGCCTGATTTTATTGCAGTTTCAAACCTTCCCGATAGCTATCGGGACAGGCGATAACGATTCCTACTGCATAAACCGGGTTGAAGATACAAATATCGTATAAAAAAGCAGGCTTTGGCTCACCGAAAACAGGGATTTGGTGGATAGTAGTAGCATAAGTAAGTATTGAGATGTGAGATATGAGACATGAGATTTTACATTTTCTGCCATTTTAGGTGGGGGGCTGGGTTGTGCTGGGTCTTTGCTCCAGCACTGTCAAGCTTTGAGTTTCTGATGCTATTAAGGTGTTCCTGATTGCTGTCCTGAGCGTATAGATGGGTGAAATCAGGTACTCGTAAGTGGAGGGTTTGCAATCCCCGTGGTGAGTGAGCTGCTATAGCTATTTACCTGAGCTTATTTCCAAGAAAAGTCACCAAGAGCCTTTTGATAAGTTGCAGGCATATGTAAAAACGAAAACGACTAGTATTGAAGCAATTTCACATCGCAATACCTGTGTGCCGCAGATAGGCCTATGCATATTCAGGGATCAACCGATCAATCTTCTTTTGTAAGCGTTATTGACCAGTTCGGCGGTATTTTTGGCTTGTAGTTTATAGAGAAGGTTTTTGCGGTGGGTTTCTACGGTGTTTTTGCTGATAAAGAGCTTATCTCCTATTTCTTGGGTGGTGAGGCCATTAGCAATGCAGCCAAGGACTTCCATTTCCCTATCGGAGAGCTTTTCATTGAATGGAGTTTTGCCAGGGTGCTTCATAAAACTCGTAAGCAGGGTCTTGCTGACCTCTTCCCCTAGGTAGGTTCCTCCGGAATGCAAGGTGTGTATAGCTTCTACCAAGTCATTTTTACCCGTGTTTTTTAGGATGTACCCTTGGGCACCGGTTTTCAGCATGTCAGAGATGAAATGTCGGTCATTATGCATGCTCAGCCCCAGTACTTTCAGTGCTTTATGACATTTTAGAAGTTGCTTGGTGGCTTCCACACCGTCCATTACGGGCATATTGATATCCATGATGACAATGTCCACGGGTTGATCCACACAATAATCCAATGCCTCTTTGCCGTTCAATGCTTCACCGACCACCTTGATGCCCGGGATGTCACAGAGCATGGCCTTCAGCCCATCGATAAACATGCGGTGGTCGTCCGCTATCAGTACATTGATCATGACAAATTAAATTAGGGTAGATGTTTTTCAATAGTTATGGCAAATAAGTAACATTAATTTACGATTATTTAAAATAGAATTTACATTAGTGGCAGGTGTGTAAAATCCCAAAAAGAGTAAATTATACCTAAAAAGTGACTTCGTACGTGTTTTGAAGCCTTTATCAGTTATTGCCCTAAATTGATGGAAAAATGAAAAATCACTGTTTTCAGGGATAGGCTAGTCGTATAAATTTGACTAGTTTTTGCGAAAAATTAATATATTGATTCAATATGGATTGTAGAAGGATTGTAAATAATAAGGGTACCAGTTGGGGCGTGATGATGCTTGCGGTCAGTGTGTTGAGCTGTAGTGCGCCCACGTACAGGGTATTTGATAAGCGGGTCAAGTTTGATGAAGAAAGGAAGCAGTTGACCTTGGAATACCTTGCCTCCCACTATGGCCTAGTGCAGGAGGAGCCGACGATTGTTCCGAAGATGGTGGTGCTGCATTGGACGGCCATTGCGGACTTGGAGCGATCTTATGATGCCATGAATCCAGTCCGGCTTCCTGGAAGTCGGGAAGGAATTGCTGCCGCCAGCGCACTGAATGTATCGGCGCATTACCTGATCGATCGGGACGGAACGATCTTCCGGCAGCTTCCTGACACGGTGATGGCGAGACATGTCATTGGTCTAAACCATTGTGCCATAGGTGTAGAGAATGTAGGCAGTGCAGAAGAACCTCTCACTAAAGCCCAGCTAAAAGCCAATGCGGCCTTGGTCCGGCATCTGAAGAGAAAGTATCCCATTGATTATGTGATTGGCCACTATGAGTATACGGCTTTTGAGGGGCATGACCTGTGGTTGGAAAAAGACGATGGGTACAGAACCCAGAAGACGGATCCTGGTGAGAAGTTTATTAAAAAGGTCAGGAACCGTTTAGAAGAGTTGGATTTGAAGGAAATACCGAAATGAGTCGGATGCTGGAAAAAATGGGGCTATCAATATTTCTGGGAGGTATAATTATGGGGTTCATATGATGCGCCTTGAAAAACTTTCTACATTGCCTGCCAAGTTACAGCGTGACTTTCACTCCACCACCTTTGTTACTTTTTTGCTTTACAGGCTCTTAATCCATTAAGAGCCATAATGATCGTTATGCTATTTTGGCTCCTCTTGGTTTATCCAAATTATGAAAAAAATCAGCGCAAATCTTAATCATCTGCGACATCAGCGTTCTATCAGAACCAACCACAATTCCCCAACTTTCCTGCTTGAACCGAAAAAAGGGGTGCCAATTCTCTACGAAAAGAAGAACTGGCACCCGAAATAGTTAACAGCTTAATTTAACCTGTTCAAAAACCTGAAAAACTCAGAGTCTGTGGACAGGATGATGCTGGTGTTTTCATCAAGTGATTTCTCGAAGCTTTCCATGGTCCGTAGAAACTTGTACAGGTCTACTGCTTGTCGGTTTTGGTTATAGGCAGAAGCATAGATGGCAGTGGCCTCGGCATCTGCCCGGCCTTTTATCTCTTCCGCTTCACGAAATGCCTCCGATTGGATCTTGGCCAAGTCCCTTTCTTTGTCCCCCTGGATTTTTCGGGCTTCACCTTGACCTTCGGAACGGAACTGATCTGCGATACGGTTTCTTTCACTGATCATTCTGTCGTATACCCTGTCTCGTACTTCGTTGACATAATTCATACGCTTGAATTTGAAGTCAAGGATGCGGACTCCCAAGTCCGTAGTCCGTTCGTTGGCTTTGGTGAGGACGATTTCTTCGATCTTTTCCCTGCCCACGGTGATCTCCTCCAGAATTTCCAGTTCTTCCATAAAGTCTTCCGTTACCTCGGGATCACGGTTGGTGGAGCGCACCACATCCAGCAAGTCATGGCTGGCAATGGCATTTCTGGTTTCTCCGTCGAGGATATCGTCTAGCCTGGATTGGGCAGAGCGCTCATCCCTCAGTCGGATAAAGAACTGCAAGGGGTCTGTGATTTCCCAACGGGCATAGGTGTCCACAAAGATGAATTTTTTGTCCTTGGTGGGAACTTGGTTACGGTCGCCGTCCCATTCCAGGTACCTTTTGTCAAAGAACTGCACTTTTTGCAAAAAAGGTACTTTGAAGTTGATCCCCGGCGTAGTGCGGGGTTCGCCAATGGGTTTCCCAAATTGTGTCACGATGGACTGCTGGGTTTCATCTTGAATAAAGATGCTGCTATTGACGGTGATCAGTAGGATGATCCCTACGACGATATAGATGATAATGCGCTTATTCATTTCTCAGTACCTCCTTTTTTGTCCAAGTTTAATAGTGGCAATACATTATTGCCTTTTTCGTCCACAATGACCTTGTTGCCCAATTTAGGTAGGACTTTTTCCATGGTTTCCAAATAGATCCGTTGTTTGGTCACTTCAGGAGCCTTGATGTAGGCGTTATAAAGGGAGTTGAATCGTTCGGCTTCACCTTCTGCGCGGTTTACCCTGTTGAGGGCATAGGCTTCTGCGAGTTCGATGGTCTCCAGTGCCTCGCCACGGGCCCTTGGGATGATTCGGTTGTAGTCCGCTTCGGCTTGATTGATAAGGGTTTCTCTTTCCTGCTGGGCTTCATTGACGGCGTTAAAGGACGGTTTTACAGGGTCTGGTGGATTGACATCTTGAAGGACTACTTGGTCGATACGAATGCCGTTTTCATATTCGTCACACAGTTCCTGTAATAGCTGTTCTACACTGCTAGCGATTTCTTGCCTTCCTACGGTCAGCACTTCGTTGACCGTGCGGTCCCCAACGATTTTGCGCATGGCAGCCTCGGACATATCCCGAAGGGTTTTGTCTGCATTTCTGACTTTGAAAAGGTACTTGTAAGAATCGCTGATCCGGTACTGGACCACCCATTCCACATCGGTGAGGTTCAGGTCCCCGGTGAGCATGGTGGATTCGCCGACATATCCTTCTTTAATATAGTCGGATCGTTGGCTGGGTGAACTGGTGCGAAAACCAAACTCTTGCTTCAATTGTCGCTGTACTGGGATTTTGTGCATTTTTTCGATGCCAAAAGGCAGGGTGAAGTTCAAACCGGGTGGCACCGTACGGTTATATTTCCCCATTTGGATCACCACTCCTTCTTCCTCAGGCCCTACCGTATGGATGGCACTGAATGCCGCAACAATGATCAAGAGCCCCAAGATGATTTTTCTCAGGTTCTTTTTGATCATGTCGGGATCAATATTAATGTTAAAATTTCTGTTACTCATGAGAAGTATGTGTTTTTTGAGTTTGATTATACGCTTTCTTGCCAGTAGATTTTATTTCTCACCGAACGCACAGAACCCCCAGAATGAAATAAGGCTTTTCTGAGATTTCAGTGGTTTCTGTGAGCACCTATTTACTATTGCTGTGATTACTGGTGTCATTGCGGATATACCTGTTTTTAAGCTAACGAATGATCAATCTTCAAAAAATTATTGAGACCACCACGAGGAAAGGTCTGAAATGTCCATGTTTTTTCGAAATGGCCTTTATATAGCCCGATAGTTTGTTTTCGTATTGTGGTGATTTTGGAATATCCCTGTTTTCAGGGATGGAATAGGCTGATTTTTTAGGAAAATTTGACCAAAGAAAATAAGACAGGAATAATTATGGGCAATTGACAGTGAACCCAAAATCAGTAAAATACCCGTTTTTATTCCGCTCTTATCAAAAATCAATTCACTTAACTATTATCTAAAATGTCAAACATGAAAAAACTTTTACGCTGTTGCTTATGGGCGGTATGTTTTCTCCTGTTCCATTTTCAGGTGTTTGGGCAGACCGTGACCGTTTCGGGTACGGTGTCAAGTGCTGAGGATGGAGGGACTTTGCCCGGAGCAAGTATCTTGGTGAAGGGGACCACAAGGGGTGTGACCACCGATGTGGATGGAAACTACCAAATCCAAGCTGAAAAAGGCGAAATTCTGGTCTTTAGTTTTATCGGAATGATCGCCCAAGAACGTGAGATAGGTGGCCAAAACACCATCAATGTGGCCTTGGAGGGAGAAGCCAAATCGCTCGATGAGGTAGTGGTGGTCGGCTACGGTACACAAAAACGGAGTGACCTAACTGGTGCGGTGTCCACGGTGGATACCGAGGTATTGGAGTCGCGTCCTATTACCGATGTGGGCAGGGGACTGCAGGGTACCACGCCTGGGTTGACGATTACCACGCCGAGTGGACAGATCGGCCAAAATCCGTCGATAAGACTACGCGGCATGACGGGGACCTTGAGCAATTCCGGTGGTGCCCAGCCTTTGA
Coding sequences within it:
- a CDS encoding response regulator, which gives rise to MINVLIADDHRMFIDGLKAMLCDIPGIKVVGEALNGKEALDYCVDQPVDIVIMDINMPVMDGVEATKQLLKCHKALKVLGLSMHNDRHFISDMLKTGAQGYILKNTGKNDLVEAIHTLHSGGTYLGEEVSKTLLTSFMKHPGKTPFNEKLSDREMEVLGCIANGLTTQEIGDKLFISKNTVETHRKNLLYKLQAKNTAELVNNAYKRRLIG
- a CDS encoding N-acetylmuramoyl-L-alanine amidase translates to MDCRRIVNNKGTSWGVMMLAVSVLSCSAPTYRVFDKRVKFDEERKQLTLEYLASHYGLVQEEPTIVPKMVVLHWTAIADLERSYDAMNPVRLPGSREGIAAASALNVSAHYLIDRDGTIFRQLPDTVMARHVIGLNHCAIGVENVGSAEEPLTKAQLKANAALVRHLKRKYPIDYVIGHYEYTAFEGHDLWLEKDDGYRTQKTDPGEKFIKKVRNRLEELDLKEIPK
- the hflC gene encoding protease modulator HflC codes for the protein MNKRIIIYIVVGIILLITVNSSIFIQDETQQSIVTQFGKPIGEPRTTPGINFKVPFLQKVQFFDKRYLEWDGDRNQVPTKDKKFIFVDTYARWEITDPLQFFIRLRDERSAQSRLDDILDGETRNAIASHDLLDVVRSTNRDPEVTEDFMEELEILEEITVGREKIEEIVLTKANERTTDLGVRILDFKFKRMNYVNEVRDRVYDRMISERNRIADQFRSEGQGEARKIQGDKERDLAKIQSEAFREAEEIKGRADAEATAIYASAYNQNRQAVDLYKFLRTMESFEKSLDENTSIILSTDSEFFRFLNRLN
- the hflK gene encoding FtsH protease activity modulator HflK, which produces MSNRNFNINIDPDMIKKNLRKIILGLLIIVAAFSAIHTVGPEEEGVVIQMGKYNRTVPPGLNFTLPFGIEKMHKIPVQRQLKQEFGFRTSSPSQRSDYIKEGYVGESTMLTGDLNLTDVEWVVQYRISDSYKYLFKVRNADKTLRDMSEAAMRKIVGDRTVNEVLTVGRQEIASSVEQLLQELCDEYENGIRIDQVVLQDVNPPDPVKPSFNAVNEAQQERETLINQAEADYNRIIPRARGEALETIELAEAYALNRVNRAEGEAERFNSLYNAYIKAPEVTKQRIYLETMEKVLPKLGNKVIVDEKGNNVLPLLNLDKKGGTEK